The Persicobacter psychrovividus genomic sequence GCACGATCCCTTCGGCATTGACCACCCTGGTTTCCACGGTTACTTTTTGAGCTTTATCCCATTCATTCTTTACATTAGTCTTAATAGTTACTGTTCCACTTCGTTTATTGACCGCAGGGGTTGTAATATGTACGCCTGCATTGATATCCTCCCAATTGAAACCAACATGAACAGGGTCGGTAACGACCAAATATACATCACGATAAATTCCAGCAAATTTCACAAAATCCGAAGCGTCAGGATCTGGAGAGATACTTGGGTCAAAGCTGTTATCTGCTTTGATTGTGATCGTATTCTCGGTACCTCTATTGACAAAATCGGTAATATCAAAGTGGAAAGGGGTGTATCCTCCTAAACTATGTTGGCCGACATGTTGACCGTTAACCCACAAATCAGTTACGTTGTGTACGGCCTCAAATTCCAAAAAGACTTTTTGGTGAGCCTTAGCATTAATAACCATTTTTTTCTGATACCAACCGATATCTCGCAGGTAATTTTTCTGATATCTATTGTCTTTGGTACTGTCCATGCGGAAGGAAGTAAGTCGAAGTCCATGTGGAATGCTTACTTCAGTAGCCTCATCGCTGTTAAAATTGACCTTATTGTAATTCATTTCTGGCGCTCCAAAAACGAATTTCCAGTCGGCATTAACATTGATTTTTTGACGCTCAGTACGATCATATCGAGACGATTGCGCCCATAGGCTTCGAAAACTCAGTAGCGCTGATAGAAAAAGTAGTATTATATATCTCATCATTAAAAAATTTATCGTTTTCAAATTAATGAAAATGCCCACCAGGAAAGGTGAGGAATCCTCTTAATGATGGGGGAGAAAAAATGCATTATCAATGTTTTTTTGCACCACATGCTTATCCTTAATTTCTGCGACCTTTACAAGGTAAAACCCTAAGGTTAAATTTGTATTTTTTGCATGCTCTTCAATTAGAATATCAAGGGGTTATTCCCCTCCAATAGCTATTTGCTTTTGATCGACCAGTTACCCTTTAGGCACCTTTTCTGATTTGGACCCATTACGCCATTTCAAGAAATATCCGAGCTACTTTTGCGCCTCCTCAAAACGGTGCTTCAGATCGTTATGATCCTTAAGTGAGTCGGTATATTTAGAGGTGATGTCCATGACTAAACAAAATCAAAAAAAGCTATTTAAGCTAATTTAAGACTGTTTTTAGATTGATAATGCTTCCTGTTTTTTCGTTTTCTCAAACCGATACCTTCGAGCATCACCATAACCGTTACATGAGATATTTTATAATGGGTAGCCTCATTACTCTGTATTTCAGGAATGCTAATTGTTCACCATTAACGATAACCTTTTGGGGTAAATTGAGGAAGTTGCAGTTGCTTATAACCAGGGGTTAACGATCAAAGGCACAAACCACCTGTTTGCCTTCAAAAGCAACGCCCATACATAAAATTTCCGTATGTCCGTGAGCTTTGATTTCATCGAGATAGTCACGGTCATAGATTTGCTTTAGTGCATCTTCGGCAAGGGATTTCAAATCTCCCTTGTCATCGGCATCTTTCTTCTTGAATTCCAAAATCCAAGCTTTAGGGTTGGTCGTATCTTTTGGGTAAAAATAGATATCTGCACGACCGTAGCCGACTTCCCGATTGGATCGGATGTAGTAATTTTTGTCCAAATGTGCCAGCAAACCCAGCATAAAAGCATGGTAGATCTTTTCTGTGTTGCCCTCTTTTCCAATGTCGAAATAGCTGAAAGATGTTTTTACATATTGTGCCAACGCTTCGGCAAAAGTATTCGCCCTTTGCTCCAATAGCGATTGTATCAGAACAGTGTCTTTGGCTTGGGTGATGCTCGTTCCGATATAATTTTGCAACATATTCTGGAACATACTTTTGATCTCCTGATTCGGGATGCGCAATTCATAGGTATTTAGATCGATGCGATCTTCTGCCGTCAGGTACCCACTAAATAATAACAGACCTAAAACCGTCGTCTTTCGCCCAGCATACAAGTCATTGAAAACTGTGAACTCGTCAATCTGCGCGGCTACCTTTTCGCCTTTCAATAAATCGAAAAGAATATCTTGGGTTGCTTTATCTGCCTTCGGTAAGATCTCTTGTATTAATTCATTGGAAGAAGTATTGACCCAATAAGCCCGTAACCCATCAGGGATGTGAGCAACATAATTCAAAATTGACCATGGATTATAAATCTGCGTCGTGCCACCAAAAGCATAACCATTGTACCAATTCGCAACCTTCTCCCGATCTTCCGTACAGTCCGCATCGTTGAGTAGCCGATCTACTTCCGGCTGCGTCAAACCAAATTTGTCCGAAAACTGACGATTCAAAATCGAGTAGGTCGTAATATTATTCAGGCCTGAGAAAATATTTTCCTTTGCTACTCGCAAGATGCCCGTAATGATCCCTTTGGTCAAATGCTCATTGTCCTTAAAACCAGCCGAAAGGAAATTCCGCATGAAATTGAGCATCTCAGGTAAATACCCGTGGGTATGGGCGGCATGAATCGGAGCGTCGTATTCGTCGATTAAAAGGATGGGTGCGGTGCCGTGGTGTTTATTTAGAATAGCTCCTAACGTTTTCAAGGTCTTTTCTAAATCTGATTGGCTGGCATTAAAGTCGAATAAGCGATTTAAAAATCGTTTTTCACTACGCACCAAGCCTTCTATTTTTTCGATATAAGGGTAGTTGTTTTCAATTATGCCAACGAGAAAGTCCAAGAATTTTTCTAAGAACTCCTCCATAGAAGTACATTTCAATTCCTTAAACGTCAAAAAAATCACAGGGTATTTTCCCTGGTGTTCCCATGCAGGAGAATTTTCAATCGCTAAACCTTTAAAAAGCTTTCTATTTTCCTCGACATGATCAATATCGAAGAAATATTTCAGCATGCTCATGTTGAGGGTTTTACCAAATCGGCGAGGGCGTGGAAATAGTGCGGATTTAACTTTATTACCGACCATTAATTCTTCGATGAATAACGTCTTATCGATATAATAAGCGTCTGTCTCGATGATCTCCTTGAAATCTGATGTGCCGATGGCTAATGCTTTCATAATGCGCTTTAGGTTTTCCTGGTGCAATATAAGGATTTTAGATCAAATCATGTGTCTGTACCAAGTCAAGTGATATTCACCTAATCCCTAACTGAAATCGAATAGGTACGGGTACCCAAAGCCCGATAATGCCAGTTTCCTCCAAAAACTTCTACTTTCAATTTCTGAAATGCACCATCCGAAGATTTAGGCAAACTACCCACATGGTCCTATTTATTACTTTCATTCAGACCACTGCCGAACATGATATTCCGACCGACATAAGGCCGCCCGAAGCTGTTCATAGCCGTGAAAATGAATAAGAGTAAAAATAGTGTTTTGTATTTCATGATTGATGTTTTTGTGATAAGTATAAAAATAAACAGATCATGGAGAGTGTCCATGATCTGTTGTAGTGTTTTGAATGGTATTATACGCCTCGAACTTGGTTTACTACCAATTTTGAAATTTCCCGTGGGATCGTGGCGACTTCTTGAATTGTAATCTAAAAACACTAAACTTAGTAAAGTACAATTGCTTTCAATGTATACCTGATGAAAAAGTGAACGAAAACTGCCAAGTTATTTCAGGATAAGACACAAGGTCACTTCCTTGAAAATAATAAGCTAATAATTACCGCCATTTCATGTTTTTCAATATCTTCTTTAATTGCAAATGAGCCATTATTTAGATTAACAACAGCAATGATCCCCTCCGATTTTTGCAAACAAAATAAGAATTTATTTTGACCTAATAAATTCCCATAAAAAGTATAAAAATCTCCACAATCTGTAGAGTGAAACACTAAATTATTAGCAGAATATGTTTTATTGCCTATAACCATTCTGCAAATTTTGTTATGGATAAAATCAAACTCCATTCCAGGATAAATATCTGATGTATAAAAAGTAGTGTCATTTTTTTTTAGCTTATTACTTGTAACAAAAAACTCCTCTTTATTTGCTAATGTTTGACTCATGGAGCCACCAATAAATAGAGTTCTATCATTTTGACCATAACAATAAGGTAAAGTTATAATCATCAATAACGTTATTATAATTAATCTAATCATCAAATGCATTTATTTCATCTATCAACTCCTTACCCCTTGCTTTCCCTCCACATTGGATATAGACCTTTGCTCGCATATTTTTCAACTCTTTATTTTTTTTCATAATACTATGATGTTGTTTTTCATCCAAATCAACTGTTCCGTCTCTCATAATATCTTTTTGCATTAACTCTAGATGCTGTTTTTCATGTTCAATAGTCATAACCCTACGTGGTCTGATTAAATGCCCATTATAGCGTGGGGCAGGCTTAATCTTGATTTTATGAATTATTCGTTGATCTTTTGATACTTTATTTGTTGCGTTTGAATAACCTTTAATTTCTTCTTTGGTTCCTAATGATTGTGGTTTTCCCTTATCATCTGTGGCATATGCATAGTGTTGACCATGTGTTCCTGGGGCTCCTTTTAAGATATCAAATTCTACTTTAGTGCTAAAAAATTCCCCATCTTCATCTCCATATTTTGCAAAAAAATCTCTCCCACTGTCAGTATTGAATAAATAATGCATTATTAATGCATATGCATTGGAATTATTAATTAAAGCATCTGAAAAGCTTATAGAATCCCCATTCACATCAATAAATTTAATTGGATTATTCGCCCCATACTGATAAGGAGTAAAATCTAAATATTTCTCTGCGAACCTATCTTGGGTATGAAATCTACCAATCCTCGCATCATACATCCTCGCACCATAGTCATACCATCCTGTAATATCCTGCAGTTCCTTGTTGTTATACAGGTATTTATTAACACTTCCAGCATCCCCATTTTGATGAGCCACGAGTCCGAATGGAAATAATCCGTCGATTGCTGTACCACCCCATCTTTATTCAAGACTTGGCGTACGTTCCCTAAATGATCGGTTAGGTTGTAAAAATATTTACCTCCTTTTAAGTCATACTTTCCTTCTCTATGTTGAACAAGTGCTAAGGCTCCATCTTCATAATGGATTCCAGCGACATAATCCGTACTGCCATCAGGATTACTAAATTGTAATTTATTCCCCGCAGCATCATAAAGATAGGTAATTTCCTCACCATTAATGATAACCTTTTGGGGTAAATTGAGGAAGTTGCAGTTGCTCATAATCAGGGATTAACGATCAAAAGCACAAACCACCTGTTTACCTTCAAAAGCAACGCCCATACACAAAATTTCAGTATGCCCGTGGGCTTTGATTTCATCGAGATAATCACGGTCATAGATTTGCTTTAGTGCATCTTCGGCAAGGGATTTCAAATCTCCCTTGTCATCGGCATCTTTCTTCTTGAATTCCAAAATCCAAGCTTTAGGGTTGGTCGTATCTTTTGGGTAAAAATAGATATCTGCACGACCGTAGCCGACTTCCCGATTGGATCGGATGTAGTAATTTTTGTCCAAATGTGCCAGCAAACCCAGCATAAAAGCATGGTAGATCTTTTCTGTGTTGCCCTCTTTTCCAATGTCGAAATAGCTGAAAGATGTTTTTACATATTGTGCCAACGCTTCGGCAAAAGTATTCGCCCTTTGCTCCAATAGCGATTGTATCAGAACAGTGTCTTTGGCTTGGGTGATGCTCGTTCCGATATAATTTTGCAACATATTCTGGAACATACTTTTGATCTCCTGATTCGGGATGCGCAATTCATAGGTATT encodes the following:
- a CDS encoding AAA family ATPase — protein: MKALAIGTSDFKEIIETDAYYIDKTLFIEELMVGNKVKSALFPRPRRFGKTLNMSMLKYFFDIDHVEENRKLFKGLAIENSPAWEHQGKYPVIFLTFKELKCTSMEEFLEKFLDFLVGIIENNYPYIEKIEGLVRSEKRFLNRLFDFNASQSDLEKTLKTLGAILNKHHGTAPILLIDEYDAPIHAAHTHGYLPEMLNFMRNFLSAGFKDNEHLTKGIITGILRVAKENIFSGLNNITTYSILNRQFSDKFGLTQPEVDRLLNDADCTEDREKVANWYNGYAFGGTTQIYNPWSILNYVAHIPDGLRAYWVNTSSNELIQEILPKADKATQDILFDLLKGEKVAAQIDEFTVFNDLYAGRKTTVLGLLLFSGYLTAEDRIDLNTYELRIPNQEIKSMFQNMLQNYIGTSITQAKDTVLIQSLLEQRANTFAEALAQYVKTSFSYFDIGKEGNTEKIYHAFMLGLLAHLDKNYYIRSNREVGYGRADIYFYPKDTTNPKAWILEFKKKDADDKGDLKSLAEDALKQIYDRDYLDEIKAHGHTEILCMGVAFEGKQVVCAFDR
- a CDS encoding RHS repeat-associated core domain-containing protein translates to MAHQNGDAGSVNKYLYNNKELQDITGWYDYGARMYDARIGRFHTQDRFAEKYLDFTPYQYGANNPIKFIDVNGDSISFSDALINNSNAYALIMHYLFNTDSGRDFFAKYGDEDGEFFSTKVEFDILKGAPGTHGQHYAYATDDKGKPQSLGTKEEIKGYSNATNKVSKDQRIIHKIKIKPAPRYNGHLIRPRRVMTIEHEKQHLELMQKDIMRDGTVDLDEKQHHSIMKKNKELKNMRAKVYIQCGGKARGKELIDEINAFDD